The genomic region ATATAATATGGCTGCTGCGGTAACCTCTTCGGGTGGTCATAGCTCAACGGATCAATTGCTGGCAACTGAGCTGTTGCTTGGCGCGCTTGAGGAGAAAAATATCATTCCAGAGCGTAAGCCGGAGAAGTCTTATGATGCACCGGTGAAAACAACCATGCCGAAGGAACTTACACAGCACACTGGCATATACGTTGGTGGGGCAAACATGTTAATGAAGATGGACGTAAAAGATGATGGGCAATTAACGCTATCTAATCTGTCCTCTCCTAACAGTCCTGATCAGACCTATACGTACACCAATGATGGCTCATTTGTTAATGATGCGGCTACGGAAAAGCTGAAGTTCGTTCAGGAAGTCAATGGGAACACATATTTGTGGTCTCGCTTGTATCAGTCTATTCCTGGACTTGGACAAGTTGCTTCGTCGGAATATAAAGCAGAAAAGCTTGAGACCAATGAATTGTCTGCAGAAGTAAAGGCCGCATGGCAGAAACGGGAAGGCAAAGCCTACGTGTTGGTCAATGAAAAATATACATCAACACTGTACAACGCAGCGATGCCGATGATTCCCATTCATACTTTTAATGAGCTGCCTGGTTATATCTACACCAATAAAATTGTTGGAGCTAACCAAGCCGTGAACCAATTGCAAATTCCTGGATTAGCGGGCCGTGACACGATGGAGTTTAATTTCTATGAGGAAAATGGCGTGGAATATGTTACAGCTGGAGGCAACGTTTATGCTGCTCAAGACATCATCAAACCGATCTATGCGGGAAAACAATCGAAGACTACGATTCAGGCGAATGGTCATGCCACATGGTACTCGATTCCGGCATCAGCTGCAGGTAAAGAAATGACCGTCAAGATGTCTGCAAACAGCGCATTTGCTGTATACAACCAAGCGGGTGTAGGCATTAATCATACAGTGGTCAGTGGACAAAACGAAATTGTATTGCCTGAGAACGGAACCATTGTGTTCGCGGGTGAAGCTGGTTCGAAGTTCGAGATTGTATTGACAACCAGAGCAAATTAATGGATGATAAAAAACTGTATAACAAAAAGTCGCGGAAATCGCGGCTTTTTTTGAGTTTTAAATTTTAAATAATACGTTTTAAAGTAAATGTACCTTTTTTCAGATTCACAATGTAATATTGGGTTTCGTAAAGCTTACCTAAAGGGTAAGTACTAAGAGGACTTTTACTGGTTGGAAAAAAATGATGGAGGAAAATGTTGCAAGTGGAAAGGCAAAGCATTGATTGTTAATATACAGTAAATAATAACAATCAAATGGGCAGAAGAACGACAAAAAGCATAACAGTAATACCGATTCCAAAGAAAATAATGATTATTCGGACAACACCGAGACGGGGAGGACACATGAAAACAACGAAGATCTCATTTTTTATACTTTCACTGATGCTGCTCCTGGTGAGCGGTCTATCAGGATGGGTAGGGAACGCTGCAGCAGCGTCCGATTCCGGTAAAACCTATGTTATCGGAACTGATGTCACATTTGCTCCATTCGAATATGAAGATGAGAATGGTGATTTTGTTGGTATCGACATGGATTTGCTGGATGCCATCGCCAAAGATCAAAATTTCAAGTATCAAATCAAATCCCTGGGATTTAACGCAGCTGTACAGGCACTTGAGGCGAATCAAGTCGATGGTGTGATCGCAGGGATGAGTATTACGGATGAGCGAAAAGCAAAATTTGATTTTTCTGATACTTATTTTGAATCAGGTGTCGTTATGGGTGTTAGTGCCAACAATGACGCAATTAAGAGTTATGAAGACCTTCGTGGGCAGAAGGTAGCCGTGAAAACCGGAACAGAAGGGTTTAGTTTTGCAGAGTCCATTGCTTCAGAGTATGGATTTACGATCGTTCCGTTTGATGAGTCATACCAAATGTATGAGGATGTAAAAACCGGTAATTCCATAGCCTGTTTTGAAGATTATCCTGTACTGGCCTATGGGGTTAATCAGAACAACGGTTTGAAAATTGTTACCGACAAAGAAGATGGCGCTCCTTATGGTTTTGCAGTAAGCAAGGGGAAAAACCAGGAGCTTCTGGAGATGTTTAATACAGGTCTCGCCAATATCAAAGCTAACGGTGAGTATAAACGCATTACCGAGACATATCTTGGTGAGAACGCTCCGACTGTTGCTAATCAAGGTCGCTGGGAGCTAATTCAGAAATCTCTTCCTGCACTTTTTAAAGGTCTGGGAAACACACTTTTATACACGATTGTGTCCCTGTTCTTCGCGTTTATCATCGGTCTGATTTTCGGATTTATGAAGGTGGGACAGAACAAATTCCTTCGTGGTGTTGCCACTGTATTTGTAGATATCTTCCGCGGCATTCCGCTGATTGTCCTGGCATTCTTTATTTATTTCGGGATTCCACAGGCGATGGGCTTCACGATGCCATTGTTCCTGGCGGCTATTCTGACACTTAGTCTGAATGCAGGGGCGTACGTAACCGAGATTATCCGAGGCGGGATTCAATCGATTGATCGTGGTCAGATGGAAGCTGCTCGTTCATTGGGCCTTCCTTATCGCAAAGCGATGATAAAGATCGTCATTCCGCAGGCAGTGCGGGTTATGATTCCGTCCTTCATTAACCAGATGGTTATCACGTTGAAGGATACGTCAATCTTGTCCGTTATTGGTCTCGTAGAGTTGACACAATCGGGTAAAATTGTTATTGCAAGAACGTTCTCCTCTTTTGATATTTGGTTAACGGTTGCGGTTATGTACCTGATTGTTATCATCACATTGACCAAAATTGCTGATTATCTGGAGGTGAAGGTTCGTCGTGGCTAAAATAAAAGTTGAAGGTTTGAAGAAAAGTTTCGGCACAAATCAGGTTCTCAAGGGAATTGATGTGGCGGTCAACGAAGGAGAAGTTGTCTGTGTCATCGGGCCTTCCGGTTCGGGAAAAAGTACCTTCTTGCGCTGTATCAATCAATTAGATGCCATTACGGCAGGCCGGGTTATCGTGGATGATCAGGATCTGAATGACCCTAAAACCAACCTGAACAAGGCTCGTGAAAATATTGGCATGGTATTTCAACATTTTAACTTGTTCCCTCATTTTAGTGTACTTAAAAACATCATGTTTGCGCCCAGAGAACTCGGGATATTAAATGCCCAGCAGGCGCGTGATACAGCACTCAAATTACTTGAGCGTGTGGGTCTGTCTGATAAAGCAGAGAGCTTCCCAACACAACTGTCAGGTGGACAAAAACAACGTGTAGCTATCGCTCGTGCGCTTGCTATGAATCCGGACGTTATGTTATTTGATGAACCAACTTCGGCGCTCGACCCTGAGATGGTAGGAGAAGTGCTTGGTGTTATGAAAGACCTCGCGAGCGAAGGCATGACGATGATGATCGTTACCCATGAGATGGGTTTTGCCCGCGAAGTAGCTGATCGTGTGATCTTCATGGACGGTGGTTATATCGTCGAGCAGGGCACTCCGGAAGAGATATTTGGAAATCCGAAGAATGAACGGACGATCAGCTTTTTGGAGAAGGTACTCTAGAACTGAATCGAGAATGAACACATTGAAAGTCGCTATTTTAAGCGGCTTTTTTTGTTATATTTATGAGGTGATATTATAGGTAGCGCTCCTTTCTTAAAAGACCAACCAAATAAGCGAAGAAAGCGAGGTCTGTACTCCATGGAAAATGTGTCACAAGAAGTTCAACTGGAATCCATCAAAGCCTTTCAATCAACCATCCGCAAATCGGAAAATGCTCTAGCAAATATGATCCAGAAAAGTTCAAATACTACCTTATTACAAAAACGCCTCAAAGCTCTGCATATCGGCGCAGCGTTATTGGAAAATGTCTGGAATCAAAAAGCTCATTCATACACCAAGGAAGATATAGCAGAAGCCCGCCTTGTCTTGATTGGATTGTTTCCATCCCTTGAGAGCATGTATCTCAAGTCCAAAGAAGGTAGCCCTCAAAAGACTCTACTGGAGAGAAGGATTAAAGCCTTCCGGCTAGCTGTTCAAGCCATGGATGATCTCGCAATTTAATCATTTCAACATTCTAAATCTTCAACAAATGAAACCGCTGAATATATTCAACGTATCCATTGTTTGACAGGAAGATTGGGTATGCGTAATGGACCATGGATACACATATGTCTATCGAATGGAGACTGATCATGGGCGAAAAAACGAATAATGCTGGATTACCCCAAGAACGGGGAAATAACACCATGAATGCATTGGTATATGATACCTACGGAACACCAGAAGTCCTTCGATTAGAAAAACTAGCCATCCCTATGCCCAAGGATCATGAAGTGTTAATTGAGGTCCATGCCACTTCGGTAAACTCCTGGGACTGGGATCTCCTTCATGGGAAGCCATTCGTTAACCGCATCGGCGCAGTCCGACAGCCTCGTTATCGAATTCTTGGCGCAGATGTCGCAGGGCGTGTAATCGCCGTTGGAGCTTCAGCTACACGGTTCAAACCAGGAGACAAGGTGTTCGGAGATCTTTCCGGTTGCGGCTGGGGTGGATTCGCGGAATATGTATGTGCGGCTGAGAATGCCTTGACACCCAAACCTGCGGGTATCAACTATGTGCAGGCAGCAGCTATTCCTCAGGCAGCCGTTCTGGCTTTGCAAGGTCTACGTGATCGGGGGGAGCTGCAAAAGGGACAGCGTGTTCTGATTAATGGCGCCGGTGGCGGAGTCGGAACATTTGCCATCCAATATGCCAAATTGCTTGGGGCTGAGGTGACTGGCGTTGACAGTGCTGAAAAGCTCGATATGTTACTCGCTGTGGGAGCTGACTATGTGTTGGACTATAGGAAAGCTGATTTCACTGCAAAAGGAGTGCAATACGACCTGATTCTGGATGTTATTGGCAAGCATTCGGTTTTTGCTGTGAAACGTGCATTAGTTAAGGGGGGCAGATATGTGATGATTGGAGGTCAAATGTGGCAAATTCTTCTCAATCTGATGTCAGCTCCTATTGTTGCCAGGCTTAATTATAAGCAAATAATACTTCTCATTCATAAACCGAATCATGAGGATCAAGAGGTATGGAAAGAACTTGTTGAATCAGGCCAAGTCGTGCCGATTGTTTATCGGGAGTACGCATTAAGTGAAGCGGCTCAAGCCATTCGGGATATTGGAGAAGGTCGTGTGAAAGGAAAAGCCGTCGTCTCCATCAAGAAAACGGAAGTATGAACAGAAGGGCATCATGAAGGTAGCTTGTCGATTCGTACCTTGACAACAAAAAACTCTTTAGTTATTATTGCATCAATGACAGTGGTTACTGACATTCAGGAAGGAGGGGATATAGACATGTCCATTAGCAGCAATCTAAGCAGTAAAGAAAACTTAATGTTGACGGCCATCGATTTAATTTCAAAAAAAGGCTATAAAAGTGTGACGACACAGGAAATAGCTACAACAGCCGGACTAAGTGAAAAAACCTTGTTTCGGCACTTTGGAACCAAACAAAACTTGTTAGAGACTGCCTTTGACCAATATCATTATGCAGAAGAGATGACAAGGATCTTCAATGAAAAACTCGTATGGGATCTGTATACAGATTTGTTGTTGATCAGCAAGACATATCATAATATCATGAACCGTAACCGCAAATTGTTTATGATTAGCCTGAAGGAA from Paenibacillus sp. FSL R5-0341 harbors:
- a CDS encoding amino acid ABC transporter substrate-binding protein/permease; amino-acid sequence: MKTTKISFFILSLMLLLVSGLSGWVGNAAAASDSGKTYVIGTDVTFAPFEYEDENGDFVGIDMDLLDAIAKDQNFKYQIKSLGFNAAVQALEANQVDGVIAGMSITDERKAKFDFSDTYFESGVVMGVSANNDAIKSYEDLRGQKVAVKTGTEGFSFAESIASEYGFTIVPFDESYQMYEDVKTGNSIACFEDYPVLAYGVNQNNGLKIVTDKEDGAPYGFAVSKGKNQELLEMFNTGLANIKANGEYKRITETYLGENAPTVANQGRWELIQKSLPALFKGLGNTLLYTIVSLFFAFIIGLIFGFMKVGQNKFLRGVATVFVDIFRGIPLIVLAFFIYFGIPQAMGFTMPLFLAAILTLSLNAGAYVTEIIRGGIQSIDRGQMEAARSLGLPYRKAMIKIVIPQAVRVMIPSFINQMVITLKDTSILSVIGLVELTQSGKIVIARTFSSFDIWLTVAVMYLIVIITLTKIADYLEVKVRRG
- a CDS encoding amino acid ABC transporter ATP-binding protein; this encodes MAKIKVEGLKKSFGTNQVLKGIDVAVNEGEVVCVIGPSGSGKSTFLRCINQLDAITAGRVIVDDQDLNDPKTNLNKARENIGMVFQHFNLFPHFSVLKNIMFAPRELGILNAQQARDTALKLLERVGLSDKAESFPTQLSGGQKQRVAIARALAMNPDVMLFDEPTSALDPEMVGEVLGVMKDLASEGMTMMIVTHEMGFAREVADRVIFMDGGYIVEQGTPEEIFGNPKNERTISFLEKVL
- a CDS encoding NAD(P)-dependent alcohol dehydrogenase — protein: MSIEWRLIMGEKTNNAGLPQERGNNTMNALVYDTYGTPEVLRLEKLAIPMPKDHEVLIEVHATSVNSWDWDLLHGKPFVNRIGAVRQPRYRILGADVAGRVIAVGASATRFKPGDKVFGDLSGCGWGGFAEYVCAAENALTPKPAGINYVQAAAIPQAAVLALQGLRDRGELQKGQRVLINGAGGGVGTFAIQYAKLLGAEVTGVDSAEKLDMLLAVGADYVLDYRKADFTAKGVQYDLILDVIGKHSVFAVKRALVKGGRYVMIGGQMWQILLNLMSAPIVARLNYKQIILLIHKPNHEDQEVWKELVESGQVVPIVYREYALSEAAQAIRDIGEGRVKGKAVVSIKKTEV
- a CDS encoding TetR/AcrR family transcriptional regulator gives rise to the protein MSISSNLSSKENLMLTAIDLISKKGYKSVTTQEIATTAGLSEKTLFRHFGTKQNLLETAFDQYHYAEEMTRIFNEKLVWDLYTDLLLISKTYHNIMNRNRKLFMISLKEVEHLPGYRERTVKHPQQLLEILTNYFNIMFDKGKLVQINPELQAFSFMSLNYGVFINNLEEDVLFPGLSLEGIITESVWTFTRALTP